The Coffea arabica cultivar ET-39 chromosome 10e, Coffea Arabica ET-39 HiFi, whole genome shotgun sequence region ATTTTATTCttgttgtaatttatttgatCGTGTATTTTCCCTATTAGTAATTCATAACAAACTATATggcatggaaaaaaaaaatttgctataTCCTTATCATATTGAAAAAAACATATATAATCTAACAACTTAATTACCTTAACATATAGAAACATATTAGCATATATAATTACTTATTGTTTGGAAGTGAATACCAAATAACCAAAACAATTAGTGTTTTTAGttatctttattattattatttttttactatGTGTATAGTTTGAAGATGTTAATGGAACTCTCTTTTCTCATTGGAATTCCTATAGACTCTTTGACTGTGCGGATTAAACAGAAGTACCCCTATTCTTCattaaattttgaataaattatttttgttaaaatgtAATTAAAATGGAAATTATGGGCTTTTTATCCTcttaaatgaataaaaaaaatttcaagcaaAGTGTCTTTAAATAATAATGGACtgattaatattttcatttttattttgatttattatttgtCACTTTTACTATTAATAATTGATTAATTATAAGTCCATTTCTTTTAGATGTATCCAAATAATTTGAAACCATATGAGATATGCTTTGCACATAGCTAACATATATTTGTGATTAGTATTATTgctaaaaaaattaaacataacAAGATCGAAAAAAAAACTTAAGTTCAAGTATACTAAAAAAACAATAGACGAATAATAGTAGTAAAAAGATGAAAGTAGCTAGTCACACAAGAGAACAGAGAATAAGAAAATAGTAAAAAGgaccttattattattattatttatttgttcTGTTTGTTGACAAATTTTGAGGTACTAAGAGTATTTGGTTAACTATGAAATAAATCTTATACTAACTAATAGACTCGAGAGTTTCACTTAAAAAGATTAAATAACGGAGTAACAACTTACAAAAGAAATGTATTCCTAGTGCATTCTTGTATAGTATTATTTTATCTCGGTTTTGTAAAGCAAAATAGTACCACACTAGAGCATATGGAACATTTCAGATAGCTAGCTGGATGCATCTAGAAAAGAAGTCGGTTGGGGATAGAATCTAAAACTCCATTACTAATTTACATAAATTATAAGCAAGCATCTAGCTTTTTTCAGAATCGATCACAAGCACACTAACTTTATCCCCTGCAGAATTGATCTTCTATGCAGTAACCAAGCTTGTTCTCAACTTCTCGACTTCAACAATACCCAGAAAGAATTTAGCTGATAGATTtctgaggaaaagaaaggagaaaaagtgggaaaaagaaaaaaaaaaaaaaaaaaaaaagaagatgggCAATTGGTTTGTAACAGAAAGAAGGGGAACAAGCTGGAGAGACCAAACCTTAGCATCAGTCTCACTACCACCTGCGCCTTTGATGGTTATATTTGGGCTGGTAGCTGCGTTAGTGTGTATGGCAAGTTACTGGGACTACAAAGCCCAGATGGAGCGTACCATGACCGGTTTCAAGCTGTTTCTTTTTCTGCTGCCGTTGCTACTGATTTTGATGGTTCATTTGATGATGCTTAGCAGGAGGTGGTTTTATATCAGAGGTTTAAGGCCGGTTTCGGATCAGTCGACGAGCCAACAAGGCAGTAGCTCCCCTCCTTGGGGGCTGGTGCTGGTGGTGCTGCTGCTTTTGGTGTTGGTGTATTATCACTCTTCTTTCCAGTCCAGCTGGTTTCGACCTCCTGTCTAAACAGTACTTGGCGTTCCAAAATCCAGGCTCCATGCTCTTCACATGTCCTAGCTAGCATATATATCCGAGTACAACTGCGGAATGGTCAGAAAGGAAGACAAGGTGGTGGTTTTGGTGCGTCGTAGTAcatcttttcttggttttgtgtttcCTGGTTGGGGTCTAGCTACACCAACGATCTTTTGCTGCTGTGATTTTTGTTTTACGCTGTCGATTTACTGGGTATGTAGCGATTAGCCTGCCACATATTTAGCTAGCTCAATAGTCCGGTCCAATTTGGTCGCGTCGCTTATTAATCATTAGGAAATCCGGACTGGCGTGATATGGGGCTTAAACATCTGTTGTATTGAGTTCCGAGTAATTAGTATTCGTGATCAGCCATCTTGATCTTTTCTAAATAAAATGAGGTTATAAGCAGAATTGAATTCTGGAGTCaatgaattgaattatcaataacaaaaaccctttttctttttactaAAGTTATTTGTAAGGCAGAAGAGAAAGCTTGATAGAAGTAGCTTTCGGGACACTCATCTTTTAACCTCGAGGATTTATGCAGGACTAAAAATGAATATCGGAATTCAATTTAAAGGAAGAGAGGGTTTGATAGGAGTAATTTTCTGAACATTATCTTTTAACATTCTTGATTCAAACACGACTGAAAAATGGATCTTGGCGCTACGCTtacttattaatttttttttccaaaaacttaTTGTCAACATGACATCGCCTACTAGAATTCCCGGAGGCCGGTGGTGGGCTTCAATTCAACTCTTGCTTCTCTTTAGAGAGTTTCTGAAGCCTCGCAAAATCTAGGTTCCTGCTATTTTTCCTCTTGTACATCTCTGCAAATGTAATGGGTTCCTCCAGCTCTGACCTCCCTCCGCCCAATCTTCACCTGGGAACACAATGGCCTCTTGCGCTGGATACTGAATTGTAGTAATTGAGAGTCTGCTGGAATCACACCCTTCCTCTCcctccccaccccccccccccggcccaacaaaaaaaaaaaaaaccctttttcttCCTTCAGCTAAACATAGTAGTCTTAATCCTAACTATTAAAGCATAAACATGAAAAGATTAATTGAAAAATCGAATATAAACACACCCAAACCGAACACTGAAATCTTGCATGCCATAAGATCAATTCAGCTGGCCAGGTGGAGGCTGGTACAAAGTGCAAACAATTGCATAGATGCGTACGCACCTTGTAGTGTAGCATTCTAACCAAAATTTCTCGTTAACACATTTCCAAATTTTACAATGTGCTTGAGTTGAACTAGTTGGGGGAGTTAAACATCACTACAAAGTATTTTGTTGCCTCGCACAATGTGGTGCAAGGATCCCACATACATTAATTTACGATGAGGCTCCCAGTTTCAAAGAACCAACAACAGACCTACTCCCTGCACTACATTTCACTACACACAAACATGACTGACTACCTGCGCTGCGCAGGAGTTGGTGGCAGCAGGAAGTCCTCCCTAGGGGTCTTCCCCCTGGCCAGTAGGGGAAACCCAGTTTGCAAACTTATACATATCTTACTTGACTACCGCTCCCCTAACATATACTAAAAGCTACATCTGATTTCAGCTAGAAATCATGTTAATTTAATGCACAAAAAGAAAGGGGAAAGTTACACTAGGATTAGCAAGGAAATAGATGAAACCCAAAGCTATACGCACAAACAAACAGCTTAGCCTTCttgcaccaaaaataaaataaaaattgaaagaatagaagaaaatggtgatggAGGTCAATGGACAGCTGGAGATGAATTCTTCAGCTTAGGAACCTTAAATGAGGACGTGAACAATTTGGGAGTGTTAGAGACCTGAATAGTATCAACTGCTTTCCTCTTTGAACTTTTGCATTCCTACAAACACCATAGTGGAATTTGCTTAGCATTTAGAAGGTTTATCTGATTAAGAGCAGGTCATTCgacaattgattcaacttgaatCATGCAATCACCAACACCTGTAAAACCAGACATGCTTTCAACAGGACTTCAGCATGTGGATCATGACTGTATATGTACTTTTCCTCAGCTAACTGAGATTTAAACTTTGAACCACAATTAAATTGTTCTACTACAGACACCaaatttaaataagaaaaattatagACTTCAAAGACATAGAAAGCAGAAAAAATATTCAACTCAAGACTATTAAGCATGTACAAAGAGCAACAAGCTTGACAAGAAAACCACTTTAGCACAAGCTCCCATATGAGGCCCCATTTGGATTGGTCATTTTTTCAAAagcaagtttttcaaatacaatactaCAATAAtacacaataactcaaaaaacttcccatccatacaatatatcaaatattttaaaaaaaatgttatagtaaaaatttttcatatacactgctacagtaaaatttttcaaaaacaccccaaaaaacagctaatccaaaatATAACAACTCAATCTTTGAAGAGGGAGGGAGAGGAGAGAGGAGAAAAGAGGGGAGTGGTGATAGATGGCAGAAGAAAATGGCGTagatcttaatttttttttttttttgtatatttggagttgtttttgatatattgtatagatgtggtgtttttggagttatttttgtttgtgcATTACTGTAGTATTGTATATGAAAagcttgtttttcaaaaaatgaggAATCGAAATGGAATCTTTCCAATGCTAGCATATATTAAAGAGTTAATCACTGCCAGATTCTGTCTTAAGGGGAAGCATACTATAAATTGCAGGCCAGAACAAATTTTGTATACTAACATCTTAAAGAACAACTGTCTTTTTATATTTCTAATTTATTCTGGCAAACTGTTTTTGAAAATGTAACTCATACAGTATAAGTATGACAAAGTTCTTTCTTTCAATTTGAACTGTATGTGACAGACAAAAGCACAATTCAATCCATATATGAAGGAGAAACAAGAATTCAATGACATTCTTATATTTTAATTACTGGGATAAAATGCATCACATACACATCCAGGGTATAATGCAATGTTAGTAGCAATGCATTTCAATCGTCAGCAACTTGTTAGAAGCAGAATTACCTTTTCAAGTGTAAGGGAAGAATCTAACTCTTTCTTTGTCGTTACTGTCATCCCACTCTTGGCTTTTGAGTTGGTATTCCCAGATTCAGTTGTGCAGCGACCTAACACTGGGGTCATAGAATCTTTTCTCAACCTCCTTAACGCCTCCAGCTTCCTAGATAGTCTGGAAACTTCTTCATCATTTTTAACTAAGTCAGATCTTAGCCTAGCAATGTCATCGTTTAATCTTGCAATCATTCTATCCTTTACAGAATTAGAAGACTGCATATCCTCCATGCTGGACAGAAGCCCCCATATCTTCTCATTTGCAGATTCAACATCAGCACGCTTCTGTCTCAATTGCTCATTCAAATTGGTCTCCATTAGTTTATACTGGTTCCAGACAAAATTCTTCTCAGCCAGCAGAGCAGAAATCTCTGAATTCTTATCTAACATAAGCTTCTCATTTTCACATTGCAGCCTTTTCAAATTACTCTCCAGAGCTTTATACCGATGCTCTTCTCCTTTTTTAATCACATCAGCAGATGTATCCTGCAAATAAACATGAAACAAGTGACTCCTTGAAGAAGagactaaaaaaaatgaatcaaataCAACCTACATCTCCTTAAAGAAGGGGTTCAAAAAGTACCTTTTCCGAACACTTACGAGCAAGCTGTTCAAACCATTCCCTAAAATCAGCCAATTCACTATCTGCATTTTCTGCGCTTAATAAGCaccaaaaaggagaaaatacATAAACAGGtgcattaaaaaaaatcaagattaaTAACCACAGAGGACATGATATTTCATTTCTTTGCTTTCCTAATCTATATACAGGTAACAGAGAGTGACTTTCCAATTGGACTATACCGATCAAAAGCACTATAACAGCGCAAAATGAAAGCACTATAACAGCGCAAAATGACTAATGGAACAGAGATGCACAGAACTACGTAATTGAAGTTTATGCAATTTCCAGCACTTGTGCTTTCATATCTTTGTGGCAGTTTGCATATGAATTTAAACCTATAACAACCACATGCACATACTATATGTCTCTTAAAGATAATTGTTTCTTTTGCAGGGGACGCTCTCTTGGGTACTCATTTTTTTGCCATGTGTTTACATTGAGCTTTTAAAAAGCTTTTTGCGACCATCTACTAAAAtaatctttaaaaaattcagcaTAATCCAAACTATACACCACAGGTGTACAATAATAAACGCATAAACATACTCTCTCCAGAGTTATcgagaaaataaaagaagaacaaagaaaaaaaataaaaacacttTAATTCTTGTTGagtagaaagaaaagtaaactaaCCAAATTTCTGCTTGTACAGGAAAGACTCCCTCAACTTCAAACCCATAACCATATCAGCTTTAGTAGCCTCAAcgatgcgctccttttcttgcATGGTCAAATCCCTCCTCATCTAATCCACCAATTTCAATgccacaaaataaataaataaataaataaaaatcccAACTTTATAAAGACGAACCCTAATTTGATAAATTTCAACAGCAAttaagaagaaaacaaaactttGGCATGGAATTTTCACCTGGAAGATATGCTCTTTCAGAAGATTAACATCAGAAGTCCAGCGTTCATGCTGTAACTTAACTATGTCTTCAAGAAGCTTCCTGTCTTTAGCCAGATATTGAATTTGCGTCTGCTGATTCTGCAACAAGTGGACCATAGCGTTAAATATTTTGTTGCATTTTTCACGGTCCCATGAGTCATTTGAGCCTTTGGCTTTCGCCATTGTTGGGTAATTGACGCGAAGAGTAGCCTAGGGTTTCCGagttttttttcaagttttctttcttctttaacTTTTTCCCGTCGGGGCAGAAGAgtgcagagagagagagtgggGTCGGAGAGACTGAACATATGACCGTTGGATTTAGTAAAGTGCACAACGGTCGACAATGTAGAAGTAGCTTTTATTTCAAGTTgtgataatatcagaaacctcccctaaagtTTCTAATATTATTACTTAGCACTCCTGAAATTAaaattgggataattttagatacccctgaggtttctgacaattgtGACCATCTCCTCTAAGGTTTAAAAAATAATGCTTACCTCTTTTGATTTTAtggcaaattatattttacctcCTTGTGGTTTCCGCAAAAATCACATAACCCCCATGAttttaaaagttatatataaATCTCCTGTAATTTGGGTTGAAGTGTCAAATAGACGAAAAACACTCATCGTAGCAATTCGTGACTTAAACGCGCTTGTACTACTGATAGCAGTAAGAAACATTTCCGTATTACCCCTGATCACTTTAACGCACCCAATAAAGTTTAGATCTGTACTCATCGGATCCAGACTCCCTCGGATGCTACTCTTATGATTTGGTTGGAAACGCAGCGGACATATATGACAAGCTCCGAGCACTAGTGGGCAATATTTTCTTCGGAGGTGAGCTGTTAGCATGGATCATCAGGGATCTGTTCATGGTGCCTACTCAGCTGGAGTCATGGCTGCAGAAGATTGTCGCAGGCACCTTATGAAGTGACTTGGAAGCTGGGACAGCTGAGGTTATGAGAGTGATGAGGGCTCATCCGGACTAACAATTTGCAATCAGCTTGCTAATTTGGTTGGAGAGAGAGATGACGATTTTATCATTCTACTAGGAAAAAATCTGAAGAAGGTTAGCCCAAAGCTCTTAACTATTTCACAGAAGAGGAACATCAAAAGACAAGCTTACCTGGATGAAGTATCTCAGAGGAATAATTCAGTTTTTTTTGCTACAATTGGAGCATTTGTAATCCTTCCACCTGTTATTATCTTAGGAATTGCTGTAGCAACTGGCTATGTCCAGCTTTTCGATGACATATAAATGTATAGTATGTTGGAAAATCACACTGTTCAACACTAGCATATGAAGTAGGCATTGCTGCAAAATGTTCTGAAAGATCTTCTGTTATAATAGGCATTCACCAAAACAGTTGTGTCCTAATTCTAAACCTCTACAAGAATAGATGATTGTCTTTACACATGAATCTTTTGTCATCTTACAAGAATCTTTGTCTGACTTCATCCGCtctcttttttgtatttatattagGGTAATTTGGACATTTTGCCTATGAATCGCCACGATGGGTACTTTCCGTTTGTTTGACATTTCAACCCAAGCCATAAGGGATTTATATATAGCTTTTAGAATCATGGAGCGtttatgtgatttttgcagaaaccacaagggggtaaaatgtaatttactCTTGATTTTATGGAAAGACTTGTAACCTTCacaaactttaaaaaattttaagtaaaaatgagttcaaaaaagaaaaagggtaataCTTCTTTATTCTGAAATTTTAACGTCATCTAATCCAGGTTACTTGGTTGCCAAAATGATGCTCAAAGATCCATCTCATTTGGGAATGAGATATCCCTGGAGGAGGATAAACAAGTGAAGCCCCAGATGAGATGAGAAGATCTTCCTCGTGCATGGCTTGGCACCTTTGCAGAgacattattattattggtCCTTCTTCCACCAACATCATTTCCAATTGTGGTTCGTCAAAGTCTTCGTTTAGTAGCATTAATGCGTAATTATGTGATTTTATTCCATTGATACTAAATAAGAAAGTATTAGCAAAGACATGGAAATACCAACAGACGTACAGTTACAATTGTTAGACCCTTTTTGAACGATGTAACAATTAATTATCGAACGCTTTGTGAGTTACTATTATAAAATGCTTGATgaaattttaattcttttcttcGAATACAAGAATGTCTCCACAAAACGTTGTTTACACTTTCCGCTTTCTTCGTCACAAACAGACAGTTGCTAGCTGCAAGACAAAGTAAACACGTACCAGTAATacattataggaggaggaaggtAAATAGTACTAAAAGCTTTACGCGTTGGACAATTACTATTAGCAGTGCAAGTTCCCCAATTTGTTCCCGAAAAGGGGGCCTTACTTTAATTACCATGCAATGCATCTACACCTTCTTAATTCTTCCACCATCGATCGCTTGCACCCAACCCGGCCTCCATCCATTTTCTCAcgccttttctctctctataAATGCAACCAACATCGTCCTAGGATTCTTAGCATTCCTTAAACCTTGCACAACACAAAGCgattccactttttttttttatttttattttttatatataatcgGTACACTACAGATTAAGCCATGGCTTTTCCTAAGGCTCCCATGATGAtggtcatcatcatcatcgctTCCCTTGTTACACTTTCCCTTGTTTACGCTGCTCAAGTGGTACGTAACGCTGGCTACATTAATTCACTCATTCAATATAGGATCCTACGTTATATACGCATCCTTTTAATTCAACATATGTTGATTATTTGGAGGCTGATACATTGTTCGTCCCGCAGCCGCAGATTGACAGCAGCACGGGTGGTCGCTCTCTTCTCCAAAATAATGATATaggttcttcttctttttttggctTTGAAAGTAATTTTCATCTTTCTTGAAACTAAGGAAACTCCATCTTTGTCGATCAGATTGCAAGTCTGCATGCGACGCGAGGTGCGCGGAAACGAAGAGGCGAAATTTGTGCAAGAGAGCATGCGGGACATGCTGTGAGCGGTGCCACTGCGTTCCTCCGGGCACTTCCGGCAATGAGGATGTCTGCCCCTGCTATGCCAACATGACCACTCACGGCGGCAGACACAAGTGCCCTTGAATCCCTTTtaaaagaatgaaaattttttacagCACGACAACTTCAGAGATAGATAGATTGTGTACATGCATATAATAGTTTCCTGTCATCGGTGTTTTCTCTTCTTCGTCGGATCAGATATTAAGTACTGCTACTATTACTGTGTGCGTGTCCAATAAAGGAGAAATAGATACCTACCGTGCTTTCTTTCATTCAAATGCTATCTTTAGTTGTGATGAGGCCCAATCCATTTGATTTTGGACTTCGAGTAACTCGCTACGATAGCACTTCGAGGAATAAAGATCCGGCCCACCACAAATAATAATAGCAACAAATAATAAATACCAAGTCGTGTGCGAGTTTGGAGTGAATTCATGAACTTGGATACATTtcaacaccaaattttggtcTTTTTCTCTAAATATTCAGTACATgattcattaaaaaaataataaagagaaaaaaaaaacccaactcAGCAAGCAGGATTTTATTTGATCAGTTGCAGGGGCTAAGAAAAAGAGAATGAATGGTTTGACGCTTCACATTTCGCACATTTGCTCATTCACAACCTAAAGCTCCATTAATACCCTACATCACGCAGCGATCGTGACCAAGCCACGCCCGCAGCTCCAGAGAATCAAAGTATCAAATCATCACATTCTCGCAACTCAAAT contains the following coding sequences:
- the LOC113711655 gene encoding uncharacterized protein isoform X2, with translation MAKAKGSNDSWDREKCNKIFNAMVHLLQNQQTQIQYLAKDRKLLEDIVKLQHERWTSDVNLLKEHIFQMRRDLTMQEKERIVEATKADMVMGLKLRESFLYKQKFDSELADFREWFEQLARKCSEKDTSADVIKKGEEHRYKALESNLKRLQCENEKLMLDKNSEISALLAEKNFVWNQYKLMETNLNEQLRQKRADVESANEKIWGLLSSMEDMQSSNSVKDRMIARLNDDIARLRSDLVKNDEEVSRLSRKLEALRRLRKDSMTPVLGRCTTESGNTNSKAKSGMTVTTKKELDSSLTLEKECKSSKRKAVDTIQVSNTPKLFTSSFKVPKLKNSSPAVH
- the LOC113711655 gene encoding uncharacterized protein isoform X1, which codes for MAKAKGSNDSWDREKCNKIFNAMVHLLQNQQTQIQYLAKDRKLLEDIVKLQHERWTSDVNLLKEHIFQMRRDLTMQEKERIVEATKADMVMGLKLRESFLYKQKFENADSELADFREWFEQLARKCSEKDTSADVIKKGEEHRYKALESNLKRLQCENEKLMLDKNSEISALLAEKNFVWNQYKLMETNLNEQLRQKRADVESANEKIWGLLSSMEDMQSSNSVKDRMIARLNDDIARLRSDLVKNDEEVSRLSRKLEALRRLRKDSMTPVLGRCTTESGNTNSKAKSGMTVTTKKELDSSLTLEKECKSSKRKAVDTIQVSNTPKLFTSSFKVPKLKNSSPAVH